The following are from one region of the Amia ocellicauda isolate fAmiCal2 chromosome 1, fAmiCal2.hap1, whole genome shotgun sequence genome:
- the LOC136756568 gene encoding histone H2A-like: MSGRGKTGGKQRAKAKTRSSRAGLQFPVGRVHRLLRKGNYAQRVGAGAPVYLAAVLEYLTAEILELAGNAARDNKKTRIIPRHLQLAVRNDEELNKLLGGVTIAQGGVLPNIQAVLLPKKTEKPAKK; this comes from the coding sequence ATGAGTGGAAGAGGCAAAACCGGTGGCAAGCAGAGAGCGAAGGCCAAGACTcgctcctccagggctggactgCAGTTCCCAGTCGGCCGTGTCCACAGGCTGCTGCGGAAGGGAAACTATGCTCAGCGGGTCGGTGCTGGAGCCCCGGTCTACCTGGCCGCTGTGCTGGAGTATCTGACCGCCGAGATCCTGGAGCTGGCTGGCAACGCCGCCCGGGACAACAAGAAGACCCGCATCATCCCCCGGCACCTGCAGCTCGCCGTCCGCAACGACGAGGAGCTGAACAAGCTGCTGGGTGGCGTGACCATCGCCCAGGGCGGCGTGCTGCCCAACAtccaggccgtgctgctgcccaaGAAGACCGAGAAGCCCGCCAAGAAGTAA
- the LOC136756284 gene encoding histone H1-like has product MAEEVAPAPAAAPAKAPKKKSAAKPKKAGPSVGDLIVKAVSASKERSGVSLAALKKALAAGGYDVEKNNSRVKVAVKSLVTKGTLVQVKGTGASGSFKLNKQQAEAKKKQPAKKAASTPKKPAAKKPAAAKKPKKPAAKKPAAAKKSPKKAKKPAAAKKATKSPKKAAKKPAAPKKATKSPKKAKAAKPKVAKPKTVKPKAKKAAPKKK; this is encoded by the coding sequence atggCAGAAGAAGTGGCTCCAGCTCCCGCCGCCGCGCCGGCCAAGGCGCCCAAGAAGAAGTCCGCCGCCAAGCCCAAGAAGGCCGGCCCCAGCGTGGGAGACCTGATCGTCAAAGCCGTGTCCGCTTCCAAGGAGAGAAGCGGCGTCTCCCTGGCCGCCCTCAAGAAAGCCCTGGCTGCCGGCGGCTACGACGTGGAGAAGAACAACTCCCGCGTCAAGGTCGCAGTCAAGAGCCTGGTGACCAAGGGCACTCTGGTGCAGGTTAAGGGCACCGGCGCTTCGGGCTCCTTCAAGCTCAACAAGCAGCAGGCGGAGGCCAAGAAGAAGCAGCCCGCCAAGAAGGCCGCCTCTACACCCAAGAAGCCAGCGGCCAAGAAACCCGCCGCGGCTAAGAAGCCCAAGAAGCCGGCAGCGAAGAAGCCAGCGGCCGCCAAGAAGTCTCCCAAGAAAGCCAAGAAGCCCGCGGCGGCTAAGAAGGCGACCAAGAGCCCCAAGAAAGCCGCTAAGAAGCCGGCGGCGCCCAAGAAGGCCACCAAGAGCCCCAAGAAAGCCAAGGCGGCCAAGCCCAAGGTCGCCAAGCCCAAAACCGTCAAGCCGAAAGCCAAGAAAGCGGCTCCGAAGAAGAAGTGA